In the genome of Raphanus sativus cultivar WK10039 chromosome 9, ASM80110v3, whole genome shotgun sequence, the window TGAAAGGGTTTTATTAAGATAGGGGTGAGAGTGAATGTGAGGATGCCACCTAGGAAATGGCATTGTGTAAATAACACATCAAGTTAAGGTTGTTTTCTTTtagtgctcctaaaataatatataggggataacAAGAGTTTTGaatggatttttatttaaattaaacttattcgatacatgtttttttaaaaaaaccatGCCCATTGACAAATTATTGGAAATTATCAACCATTAACCCCACATAATTCTCACGTAAGTCTTTAAACCCTCTGTCCATGTCTTGTGTCTTGTGGATAAGCCATCAGATCTCCCGTTAAGTTCAACTCTCTCGTAGTCAGAATAGAATGGAAAATAACTCATGGTccaataataagaagaaaaaaacttcgGAGCTCTTATTGGTAGTTTCTGAGATTTCCCGTTATTCATATTGTATGAACGTATTCCATCCGAGTCCGCCAGTGTTACGACGTCGTTGCTTGAGAACCCCACAGGTTTGAGCCCCATACTTTTAATCTCTTTCACATGTACCCATGAATCCCCAAAACTCGTCTCCAAAACCCATAAGTCCTGATAATCCACTCCTTCCTTCGATCTCGAACTAATAACTCCAACTTTTCCATCGTATCTTGTCAACTTTAGAGAACTGTCGCTCGCTAGACTCTCAGGAACCGGAAAGAATGACCAAGAATTGGTTTTAAAACAAAACCGGAACACATTGTTGCTGGTCGTTAACCAATGCAAGAACCCGTAGGAAACAACCGGATTAGCAATTCTTGTAACCAACAAGTCTTCTTCCGGTAGCTCCACGTTGTCTAGTCTCTTCCACGCAAAGGAATCCGAATCGAAAACTTCACAAACGAGAGTGAAATTGAAGTTGTACCTCCTATTCTCTTTGCCAGGTAACTGCGAGAGCCTGAGGATCTTGTACCGGAAAGGGTCGGTTCCAGTCACCATTAAACCGAGTGCGATTGTGAAATACCGGGTTTTCGGTTTAGGTAGAATCCTGAACTGTTTTGTGGTTGGTTTGCAGACGATGTACTCCGGTTGTCTTCCTTTAACCGGAAGATCATTAACACAAAGCAAAACCCCATGACTTGCGTTACAAGCTTTAATACTAACTCTTCCTGGTGGTAGAAAATCGAGCGAGATTTCATCAGAACCACGAGCAACCTCGTTGCCTAAATCTTTGACAAAAGCGGAATGAACCCTTAGCCTCTCGCTGTATTCGAGGAAGTAACCGGAAACGGAGTTGGTTCTTTGGAGATTAGGAATGAGAAAGGAAGAATCGTAGGTCCTCTTGTTACATTCTTTGTTTAAGAGTCTACACTTTCCGACCACCGAAGCGGGAGAATGAGAAAGAATCTCGATGATCATGTCTAGGTTTATATCCAAAGAAGCCATGGTGGTGGAACTGGAGAAAGAGATTAGTGGGAACGTATAATCTGATTGACGAGTTGTGGAAGATGATTGTTTCTTTTTCGTTGGGTGTGTGTATTTGCTACAAGAAACATACTGTATATATAggatttttttcaattatatttcctttttagcttcgataaaaactatatttcctttttagcttCGATAAATCCTAGTTCCTTTTAGTTCTCGACAAGAAATAGgtaatgaatattttaataataccaAGAGTTGCCATTTTTCTTACTTGCGCGCGCGCGGTATTTTCCTTAATACTACTACTATATTAAATGTGACAACCAAAATATAGGGCAAAAGACCTGAGAATTTAATTACCTTTcgaatctataatataatagaAGAATTCCATCGAATTTCAAAAGGTTGCGAATGAaacattctaaattttttaaaaaaatcattacttGGATTTTTGCGTATCTACTCCAGTAACTTAATAGAGCAGATTCAACGATTTGATCCTTCATAATTAATACACACCATTACGGCTATACTCGATGCAACCGTTCCAGACTTCCAGTAACACAACACAGGAGCCTCTAATAGTATATCCATGAACAAACCTGAAGGAATTCAAAGTAAAACCTAGATTCAGGGGATGAAACCCTAAAGGGCAGACTTGTCTATATATGATTTGCCAAGTAGTAGTAGTATAAGGAACAGTTAAATAAACAGAAACAATGTTTATATCTAAAACAAGAGCAAGGAAGGTTGTCAGCAACAAAATAGCAGACATAATCCTAAAATAAAATGATCGTCTGCATACCTTGAATGTTAACGTGAACGgaaatcaaatctttttttctgaTCTAGGTAACTAGGTTGAAGGGTTCACTTAATTAACAAACCAGATAGATCTTTCACGCACAAAAACAGCAACGCAATATTCTATCATTATCACATGAGCAAAACTAGTTACAACTCTGGTTAGGATCGGACCCAAAACTATCTAACTTTCAGTTATAAAGGAaaccaaaacacacaaaaaggtTCTGTTGTCCAAGTGAGAATGAATGAATCCGAAGGAGCTTATGTTACATTGTATACACAAACAAGTAGCttgtttgaataaatctcacagacTGTGCATTTTTTACACACTTGACTGAGTTGACTCATAAAGTATTGTCTCGACATCATATCAGTGGGGTTGACTACGATCCATTCGTATCTCCAGCTGGTAAGGGGGAGGGGGAAAGAATTATTATGAGAGCTTCAGAAGCATGTTCCACAGTTCACgtagatatataaaaagaaaaaaagaaataacaaagACTGGCATCGAAGCCATTATCAGCTCGCCTGAAGCGTGTTAAACTATTTATTAATTACTAGGTAGCGTTGACGAAGATCAATTCGTAATCTATATCCAGGACGTAAGGAAAAAAACTATTGTTTATATGATTAATTAAGAAGCACGTTCAACACTAAGACCAACAAACAATAAAAGAAGAACGTTCAACAATCAACATGGcgtgtagaaaaaaaaaagagtaatgaACCACATTATATATCCCTAGCTAATCTAGAGCATCAGCATCATTATCAAAGTAACTCAGCAAAAAGAtcacaaaagcaaaaaaaaaaaaatcagaaaagaagaaagatgaaaacAGCTGGTGCAGTCACAATATTAggcttgatgacatctttgcTGCTCATAGCGATAACATCGTTGGGTGTTGTTGTTGGTCAGAAAGAAGTAGTACTCGACTCTAATGGACAACCAGTAAAGGCCAATACTCCGTATTACATCTCGAAGCCGGAAGAAAGAGCATGGATTTCCCGTTATGGAAACAGGACGTTTGCTCCCTTCTCATGCCCAAGAAGAGTTGTATTGTTCTCTAACGCAATTGTAGAAACACCTCCACCAGTTATATTTGTATTACCATCATCAGATGATGTCGTACGTGTATCAACAGAGCTTAACATCATGTTCTCAAGGCCCTTTATATGCCGTGAGTCCGGGTATTGGAGAGTCGTTGCAAACAGCTCATCGCCAATCAAAGAAGTAGTCCTGTCCGGATCCAAGTCAAGCAATGACAGTACCTTCACCATCATGAAATTTGACAGCGGATCTTACAAGTTTGCTTTCGGCAGTGCTGACAAACCGACCGATATCGGTTTAGATGCGACATATCCTGGTATATCAAGGTTGATATTGTCTAACAACTCTAGCTTTGGCGTCTCTTTCGTCCCGGGCTCTTAAAGCATGTTCCGCCTTTTATACCGGCCACTCTTCTtgccttcttctttttctttctttgtgtcTTGTCTTTTCATGTAATGTTTCAtttcaaatcaaataaacttgttctattttttcttcttcttgtgatGTAATGTttgataattataattaataataatatttggagaaatttcatcataaaataaatattccgTAAATATCACTCCTCTCATGATTGAAGCTGAAGGAGAATGCATAAAAACCTTTCTTGAGAAGAAGAGCATAGCAAATCTGACCAGGCTTGTTTTTGGTTGCGACTTTTTTTAAGGATTTAACTAACAATATATAGGGCAATCAACTCAGTAAAACCATCAAAGCAAAATAGTCATACTGGTTTAGTTCTAATCCTGGTTCAGTTCAGTTTGACACAATACCCTATTTAACCAGTTAAGTATAAAGGATACGcaaaaaaagttcaaaagatTGTTTTCAAAAAGGGCATGAAATGAATCCTAACGAGCCAATGTTAATGCTCCTCTTCTTCGGTCTAACAAGCTGCTTATACTCTTGCCTCCTTACCACAacccttcttcctcctcttcttcttcatcctcttcttcatcatcacccTCTACCTCTTCGGAATCAGCTGCATACTTCTCTAGCTCATACTGGATCATTACCTCTATAGATGACTTTCTAGGGGTGAGATCGTATCGAAACTTGTCAGCTGTAAAAACATGGTAAGAAACAATGCACGTTACAAAGAAGAAACCTATcagtaaagaaaagaaaagaaatgaaaacaCTAATCTTACGCTCATACCAAGTTGCTTAATGATGTCAGTAAACGAAGCCTGTCAGAAAACAACAAAGCTATTTTTCAGACATCTATCTTTTAAGAGTAATAATTCCATAACACAGAAAGAAATTACATGATGGTGTTCAAAAATATCTCACCATTTTAAAGTGCATCGCTTTCAAGATATCAAGAATTGCATTTCTCAACTCTTCATCACTAGGAGGCTCTTTGCTTTTGCCTTTCCCTTTTCCTTTCACAGGATAACACAGAGATGGTGTCAGACGAATAAGAGACAAATAAGACGGTAACACAGGTACATAACGAATGATCTCTCCTACAGAGTATAAACCTAAACCGGTTTAATCCTAAGTCCGGGTTGATTCAAATCTGTTTAACTTTTTCTCTCCGAGACTTATTACCTGATACTTTAAGTGGAGGTGGTGAAGTGACAGGGGGAAACAATGTTGGAACTCCGAAAGCCTCCGGCCAAGTTGACAACTTCGGAACAGGAGAAAAAGTAGCCTCATAAGTTTTGTAATAGCGTTCAGCAGAGTAACAGTCGTCTGCATACTGCAAAGGgttgattttcatcttcttgCAGACAGCTAGAGCGTGCAGACATGGAAACCTCTTCCCCTGCAACTCCCCACAAGTGCAGGTTGAGTCATTCAACTGAACAACGCCATCCTTATATTCTTTATATTTCCCGAACGAGTGCAACCTGGCCATGGACATGCGTTCCTTCTTTTCTGAGGACGCTGAGACCTGATATGCATCTCTATCTAACGTCTTTACAACGTAAGCAGCGGAATCTTTCAAAGACTCTTGAAAGTTTTTCATGACATTTTCTGCGTACAGATCGCCGCGGTGGAGAGAGCCACGGCTACTGCTCAACGACGAGCCAAAAGCGTCTTTCATCTCACTAAACAGAAGCATCACACCCCCTGTCATTGCAACTTTCTGAAAGCTTTTACAAACTGCAAACAAAGCTTTTGTGTCTATCTTCATGACTCCGTATCTAAGACCACTGTCATGAGCCAGAGCCCACTGGTGCGGAGGGATTTGGCCAAGCCATTTCCACCCTTCTGGACTCTTCTCTTTGATCTCCTTCATGTAGGAATCAAACTCTCCCTTCTGAGTCGACGACCCAGCCTTCATCACAAGAGACTCTGTAAAGAGGTGTTGGTGGTCCGGGAAGAGGCGAGAGTATTGGGAGGACAGATGGTTCAGACAGAACCTGTGATAAGCCCAGGGCTCTTTCCACTGAGACCCGGGTTCGTTAACAACAGCGAGTATGTCCGGGTGGTGCCTTGTAATGAGGCAAAGACCCTTCCTTTGTGtcaccttctctctgattcTAGTGAGAAACCAGCGCCAACTATCGGTTGATACTTCTTTAGTAACAGCAAAGGCAAGCGGGAAAAAGTTGTTGGCTGCATCAAACCCTGAGGCTATCATCAGTTTCATATCGTACTTACCCTTCAACTCTTTGCTGCCCACAACAACCACAGGTCTACAGTGCTGAAACCCTTGGACAGACTGTGAAAACGCCCAAAACACACTGCCAAAGGATGCAGGATTAGGCAAAGAATCATACTGCCAGTCCACGAGCATCCCGTTTGAAGACTGAAGCGCTGACATTAACTTGGGAACGAATCCGAAACTCTGATACCAATCTCCAAAGAGTCTTTCCATAGCTTCCTGCTTCGCGTTCTGCAAATTTCCTCTCGCATCGTTAACCTCCTCACCTTCCTCATCAAGATGGGTGAGAAAAGTCTGCTCAGAGCCGAACTTTTCATTCCACCACTTGTGCAACTCAGCAACCGAGAGCGTGGGGTGTTCGCCGACCACACGGTCGATCTCATACGCTAAAAACTCCTCGTCAAAATAATCTGGACATGTTTTTTTCCCTCGCTGCTCACAAACATCTGGACCAGTACAACTGGTTATCTCAAAAAGTCCGTGCTTTGCCATCTTAACCGCACGGATCGACCAGTTGCATTTCCATCTTATGCACTCGAACGTGAACTCGTCCTTCTTCCCGTTCCCGGTCTCTCTTGCAGCACACATATGCTCCCCTCTGATGGAGCGCCAGTCCACCGCCTTCTTCAGCTCGTCTCTGTCTTTGAAACACAATCCAGGAAGCAGCGTTGTACCATCCTCGAGCCACAAACTAGACCCAAGAAGACGCGGTTCTTGCTGTGTAGTCGTCGTCGTCTTTGTCTTCTGTCTTTTGGAGGGACCACCAGGATTCTTCGCTACCTTTCTTTCAGCCATCAGTCACACACAATAATCCTGAAGAAAAACACGCAAACTTTAGAAAAGTCGAAACGCCCAAAACCTTAAATAGCTTCCGTATCAAACAACAGTGTATATCACTAAAACTAAGGACAAagatcataaaccctaaaaatgGAAAAGCTTAAACCCTAAGcaatcaaaaaaaatacaaaataaattaagaaattttaCTCGTACCCTAAAAGATGATACTGAGACGCTAGAGATCTCCGAATCGAAACGTTAGAGAAAACAGTGAAACTTGTACGCACCTGCAAAGCGAAGTTTTGCGTGAAGAAATGGAGAGTAATTGCaaagggagg includes:
- the LOC108825172 gene encoding F-box protein At5g49610-like, translating into MASLDINLDMIIEILSHSPASVVGKCRLLNKECNKRTYDSSFLIPNLQRTNSVSGYFLEYSERLRVHSAFVKDLGNEVARGSDEISLDFLPPGRVSIKACNASHGVLLCVNDLPVKGRQPEYIVCKPTTKQFRILPKPKTRYFTIALGLMVTGTDPFRYKILRLSQLPGKENRRYNFNFTLVCEVFDSDSFAWKRLDNVELPEEDLLVTRIANPVVSYGFLHWLTTSNNVFRFCFKTNSWSFFPVPESLASDSSLKLTRYDGKVGVISSRSKEGVDYQDLWVLETSFGDSWVHVKEIKSMGLKPVGFSSNDVVTLADSDGIRSYNMNNGKSQKLPIRAPKFFSSYYWTMSYFPFYSDYERVELNGRSDGLSTRHKTWTEGLKTYVRIMWG
- the LOC108825171 gene encoding kunitz trypsin inhibitor 6 is translated as MKTAGAVTILGLMTSLLLIAITSLGVVVGQKEVVLDSNGQPVKANTPYYISKPEERAWISRYGNRTFAPFSCPRRVVLFSNAIVETPPPVIFVLPSSDDVVRVSTELNIMFSRPFICRESGYWRVVANSSSPIKEVVLSGSKSSNDSTFTIMKFDSGSYKFAFGSADKPTDIGLDATYPGISRLILSNNSSFGVSFVPGS
- the LOC108824572 gene encoding uncharacterized protein LOC108824572 encodes the protein MAERKVAKNPGGPSKRQKTKTTTTTQQEPRLLGSSLWLEDGTTLLPGLCFKDRDELKKAVDWRSIRGEHMCAARETGNGKKDEFTFECIRWKCNWSIRAVKMAKHGLFEITSCTGPDVCEQRGKKTCPDYFDEEFLAYEIDRVVGEHPTLSVAELHKWWNEKFGSEQTFLTHLDEEGEEVNDARGNLQNAKQEAMERLFGDWYQSFGFVPKLMSALQSSNGMLVDWQYDSLPNPASFGSVFWAFSQSVQGFQHCRPVVVVGSKELKGKYDMKLMIASGFDAANNFFPLAFAVTKEVSTDSWRWFLTRIREKVTQRKGLCLITRHHPDILAVVNEPGSQWKEPWAYHRFCLNHLSSQYSRLFPDHQHLFTESLVMKAGSSTQKGEFDSYMKEIKEKSPEGWKWLGQIPPHQWALAHDSGLRYGVMKIDTKALFAVCKSFQKVAMTGGVMLLFSEMKDAFGSSLSSSRGSLHRGDLYAENVMKNFQESLKDSAAYVVKTLDRDAYQVSASSEKKERMSMARLHSFGKYKEYKDGVVQLNDSTCTCGELQGKRFPCLHALAVCKKMKINPLQYADDCYSAERYYKTYEATFSPVPKLSTWPEAFGVPTLFPPVTSPPPLKVSGKGKGKSKEPPSDEELRNAILDILKAMHFKMASFTDIIKQLADKFRYDLTPRKSSIEVMIQYELEKYAADSEEVEGDDEEEDEEEEEEEGLW